The sequence GCGCCGACCGACCCGATCGCGCCGGCTGGGTCGCGGCGGTCGAGGCGTCGCTCGCGCGGATCGAGCGCGGCCCGCTGCAGAAGGTCGTGCTCGCGCGGCGCACCGACTTCCGCTTCGCCGAGGCGCCCGACGCGTTCCTGCTCCTGCACCGGCTGCGCGCGGAGAATCCCGAGGGGTTCCACTTCGCGTACTGCCCCGACGGCGCTGCGACGTTCCTCGGCGCGTCGCCCGAGCGCCTCTACCGGCGCGAGGGGCGGCGCATCCTCTCCGAGGCCATCGCGGGCACGCGCCGGCGCGGCGACTCCGAGCGCGAGGACCAGGCGATCGGGGACGCGCTGCTGGACTCCGAGAAGGACCGGCGCGAGCACCGCTTCGTCGCCGACACCGTCGGCCGGGCGCTCGGGGAGCTGTGCCGCACCTACCGCGCCGACCCCGAGGTCTCGCTGCTCAAGCTCGCGCGCCTGCAGCACCTGCGCCGCGGCTTCGAGGGGACGCTGCGCGGCCAGGCCGACGACGTCGCGATCGTCGCGGCGCTGCACCCGACGCCCGCCGTGGCCGGCAACCCGACGGCGGCCGCGGTGGCGGAGATCGCCCACCGCGAGCCGTTCTCGCGCGGCTGGTACGCGGGGCCGCTCGGCTGGGTCGGCCCGCGCGGCGCGGACTTCACCGTGGCCATCCGCTCCGGGCTGCTGGCCGGCGACCGCCTCGCGCTCTTCACCGGCGCGGGGATCGTGCGCGGCTCGCGGCCGATCGCGGAGTGGGAGGAGCTCGAGAACAAGCTCGCCGGCTTCGTCAGGGTCATTGGAGCCCCATGAGCGACGCCGCGCGCCTGAACACGTTGTGGGGACGGCTGATCGTCGAGGAGCTGGCGCGCTGCGGCGTCGATCTCGTGTGCGTCTCGCCGGGCTCGCGCTCCACGCCGCTGACCGCGGCCGTGGCGCGCGGCCGCATCCCCTCCCGGCTCTGGCTGGACGAGCGCGGCGCCGCGTTCCACGCCCTCGGGCACGCGCGGGCCACCGGCAGGCCGGCGGCCCTGGTCTGCACCTCGGGGACGGCGGTCGCCAACTACCTCCCGGCGGTCGTGGAGGCGGCGCAGGAGTGCGTGCCACTGGTCGTCCTCACGGCGGACCGCCCGCCGGAGCTGCTGGATGCCGGCGCCAACCAGGCGATCCGCCAGCAGGGGATCTTCGGTGACTACGTGCGCTGGGCGTCAGTGCTGCCGGCGCCGTGCGCCGAGGTCCCGGCGCGCGCGGTCCTGACGACGATCGACCAGGCGGTCCACCGCGCGCTTGGCCCGCCGGCCGGGCCGGTGCACCTCGACTGCATGTTCCGCGAGCCGCTCG is a genomic window of bacterium containing:
- a CDS encoding isochorismate synthase — encoded protein: MGEFAAAKERLVRALEAHFAAPGRRRGLQRVAVAAPEVDLPRWLAANPGLPRCYWSERGGRFELAGVGVADSVVAAAGTRDPDPLAAIEDRLDPDAGEVRYFGGQAFDGRAAADADWAAFGRSRFTLPRFAITRAGGTWELACTFADDPGQGRQALRQLEAELTHLRTGQRALAPLPAVLDRADRPDRAGWVAAVEASLARIERGPLQKVVLARRTDFRFAEAPDAFLLLHRLRAENPEGFHFAYCPDGAATFLGASPERLYRREGRRILSEAIAGTRRRGDSEREDQAIGDALLDSEKDRREHRFVADTVGRALGELCRTYRADPEVSLLKLARLQHLRRGFEGTLRGQADDVAIVAALHPTPAVAGNPTAAAVAEIAHREPFSRGWYAGPLGWVGPRGADFTVAIRSGLLAGDRLALFTGAGIVRGSRPIAEWEELENKLAGFVRVIGAP
- the menD gene encoding 2-succinyl-5-enolpyruvyl-6-hydroxy-3-cyclohexene-1-carboxylic-acid synthase produces the protein MSDAARLNTLWGRLIVEELARCGVDLVCVSPGSRSTPLTAAVARGRIPSRLWLDERGAAFHALGHARATGRPAALVCTSGTAVANYLPAVVEAAQECVPLVVLTADRPPELLDAGANQAIRQQGIFGDYVRWASVLPAPCAEVPARAVLTTIDQAVHRALGPPAGPVHLDCMFREPLEPAGDAPWPEEIPARWRESDAPFTEHARVAMAPDAAGLDRAAGLVRGARRGQFN